Proteins from a genomic interval of Candidatus Woesearchaeota archaeon:
- a CDS encoding metallophosphoesterase, with translation MNNNKIRFLATGDIHSKKKFIDMIEKYGKLDDIDFVIFTGDLSEKKDDFSKLLGIFKGKQIFMVPGNHETKRGIKNLEEHYNVHLVGNAPILVNDDLALFGSNYVPIGPYGETEEEILLNMVENYESIKDTKFKIMLSHLPPEGTKMERMTPFFPFIGGSVATRAFLEEFKPDYALVGHIHEGAGLEEILNKTKVVNVAETFKIFEFDVEKKELKML, from the coding sequence ATGAATAATAATAAAATTAGGTTTTTAGCAACTGGAGATATTCATTCAAAGAAGAAATTTATTGATATGATTGAAAAGTATGGGAAATTAGATGATATTGATTTTGTTATTTTTACAGGAGATTTGTCTGAAAAGAAAGATGATTTTTCTAAGTTACTTGGTATTTTTAAAGGTAAACAAATTTTCATGGTTCCTGGAAATCATGAGACTAAAAGAGGTATTAAAAATTTAGAAGAACATTATAATGTTCATCTAGTTGGAAATGCACCTATCTTAGTTAATGATGATTTAGCTTTATTTGGTTCTAATTATGTTCCAATTGGTCCTTATGGAGAGACTGAAGAAGAGATTCTTCTGAATATGGTCGAGAATTATGAATCTATAAAAGATACTAAGTTTAAGATTATGCTTTCACATCTACCTCCCGAAGGAACAAAAATGGAGAGAATGACCCCGTTTTTCCCATTTATTGGCGGTTCTGTTGCAACAAGGGCATTTTTAGAGGAATTCAAACCCGACTATGCATTAGTTGGACATATTCATGAGGGAGCAGGTTTAGAAGAAATACTTAATAAAACAAAGGTTGTAAATGTTGCTGAGACTTTTAAAATTTTCGAGTTTGATGTCGAAAAGAAAGAATTGAAGATGTTGTAG